One Cryptomeria japonica chromosome 9, Sugi_1.0, whole genome shotgun sequence genomic window carries:
- the LOC131050662 gene encoding probable inactive receptor kinase At5g58300 yields the protein MLHAIIAAIIAVILIIKTFIWTTVLIKRWKRQRELMRQKVFKSLQTEKTAEVAIPVVGIPVANQPAQLIFNDETDQRFKDVQSLVENATWIELGRGTLGPLFKWVLKGGAIVVARKLDKITVTRQEFAKRLLVLKTLQHPNLLPLRSGFFYGEIPFLIFDYLCLGSLEDLLHGKEKSSFTALNWPIRACVSLCIARGIAAIHRSPEGLVCGVVKSSNVLLKNDFKGCLSGYELPSLVPAAAIIKQNPGAVAPELLHTNTPVFTHSSDVYSFGVCLLELITGRRPRTRAPDGREIDLREFVQSAHNEIFDPAVDRDGSSEEEMSMMVGIAKECLCDVAAERPTMSQVVVKLKMLRTHLHHRNDSIQEME from the exons ATGTTGCATGCCATCATAGCCGCTATTATAGCTGTGATTCTTATCATAAAAACCTTCATTTGGACCACAGTACTCATCAAGCGCTGGAAACGGCAACGCGAATTGATGAGGCAAAAGGTTTTCAAATCCCTGCAAACGGAGAAAACGGCAGAAGTGGCCATTCCAGTGGTGGGCATTCCGGTGGCCAATCAGCCTGCTCAACTCATTTTTAATGACGAAACAGACCAACGTTTCAAGGATGTTCAGAGTCTCGTGGAGAATGCGACGTGGATTGAGCTGGGCAGGGGCACTCTTGGGCCTCTCTTCAAGTGGGTACTCAAAGGAGGCGCCATTGTCGTAGCCCGAAAGCTCGACAAAATTACTGTCACCCGCCAGGAATTTGCGAAACGTTTGCTCGTGTTAAAAACACTTCAACACCCAAATTTGCTGCCACTCAGGAGTGGATTCTTCTATGGAGAGATACCCTTCCTGATTTTCGATTACCTGTGTCTcggtagccttgaagatctcttgCACG GCAAAGAAAAGAGCTCTTTCACGGCTTTGAACTGGCCGATCCGAGCCTGTGTATCACTATGCATCGCCCGAGGAATCGCCGCCATTCACAGGAGCCCCGAGGGCCTGGTGTGCGGCGTAGTGAAATCCTCCAACGTGCTGTTGAAAAACGATTTCAAAGGCTGCCTGTCAGGCTACGAGCTGCCTTCTCTAGTCCCCGCCGCTGCCATCATAAAGCAGAACCCAGGGGCCGTGGCGCCCGAGCTCCTGCACACAAACACTCCAGTCTTCACTCACAGTTCAGACGTCTACAGCTTTGGCGTGTGTCTTTTGGAGTTGATAACTGGCAGAAGGCCCAGGACACGGGCCCCCGATGGACGGGAGATTGATCTGCGTGAATTTGTGCAGAGTGCCCACAATGAAATTTTTGATCCGGCTGTTGATAGGGACGGATCAAGCGAAGAGGAGATGAGTATGATGGTGGGTATTGCCAAGGAGTGCTTGTGTGATGTAGCTGCTGAGAGACCCACGATGAGCCAGGTTGTTGTCAAGCTGAAAATGTTGAGGACACACCTCCACCACAGGAATGACTCCATCCAAGAGATGGAGTAG